Proteins found in one candidate division KSB1 bacterium genomic segment:
- a CDS encoding CopG family transcriptional regulator yields MKHVEVTTDFLPSPEDLAFKEEAVKITISLSKSSLDFLKMKAEAHHTPYQKMIRRLVDEYVARQKQVT; encoded by the coding sequence ATGAAGCATGTCGAAGTCACGACGGACTTTCTTCCATCTCCTGAAGATCTTGCCTTCAAGGAAGAAGCCGTCAAAATTACGATTTCATTGAGCAAAAGCAGCTTGGATTTCTTGAAAATGAAAGCCGAAGCGCATCACACGCCATATCAAAAGATGATTCGTCGCCTCGTGGATGAGTATGTGGCGAGGCAAAAGCAAGTAACATAG
- a CDS encoding 3-oxoacyl-ACP reductase FabG, with amino-acid sequence MINLSNQVILITGASRGIGRATAQMAAKAGAAVAINYRQAKAAAEALAAEITKNGGKAAVFQADVGNYAEVEKMIAAVLKHFGQIDILVNNAGIWTYGAIDTMPEEVWDETMTTNLKSIYNCCRLVVPHMKARRSGKIINVSSTAGQRGEAFHSHYAATKGAVISFTKSLAPELAPHNIRVNCVAPGWVATDMANAALAEEGENITKIIPLRRPGTAEEIAGPILFLASDLASYITGEIFNVNGGNVLVG; translated from the coding sequence ATGATCAACCTCTCCAACCAGGTGATCCTCATCACCGGCGCCTCGCGCGGCATCGGCCGGGCGACGGCGCAAATGGCGGCGAAAGCCGGCGCGGCAGTCGCGATCAATTATCGGCAGGCGAAAGCCGCGGCGGAAGCGCTCGCAGCAGAAATCACAAAAAACGGCGGCAAAGCCGCGGTGTTTCAAGCCGATGTCGGCAATTATGCCGAAGTCGAAAAAATGATCGCGGCGGTTTTAAAACATTTCGGGCAGATCGATATTCTCGTCAACAACGCCGGCATTTGGACTTACGGCGCGATTGATACAATGCCGGAAGAAGTTTGGGACGAGACGATGACCACCAATTTGAAGAGCATTTACAATTGCTGCCGGTTGGTCGTGCCGCACATGAAAGCGCGCCGCAGTGGAAAAATCATCAACGTCTCCAGCACGGCCGGACAACGCGGCGAAGCTTTTCACTCGCATTACGCCGCCACCAAAGGCGCGGTTATCAGTTTCACCAAATCGCTGGCGCCGGAACTCGCGCCGCACAACATTCGGGTGAATTGCGTCGCGCCGGGATGGGTGGCGACTGATATGGCCAACGCCGCCCTCGCTGAAGAAGGGGAGAATATCACCAAGATTATTCCCTTGCGCCGGCCGGGCACGGCAGAGGAAATTGCCGGCCCGATTCTCTTTCTGGCCTCGGACCTGGCTTCTTACATCACCGGGGAAATTTTCAATGTCAACGGCGGCAACGTCCTCGTCGGCTAA
- a CDS encoding AIR synthase related protein, with protein sequence MSTAATSSSAKLLSHRLPEIFPAGKLPLDFLQTLLQKYASTKSGNHGLKIGAGLGRDAAVIDFGDRLLIAKTDPITFVAEDIGYYALHINANDVACMGGEPKWFLATLLLPENNTTPALVEKIFHQLSQACQKIGVALCGGHTEVTTGIDRPLVAGCLLGEAPANRSFSPERIEIGDTIILTKGLAVEATSIIGREHTQALTEIFDAEFAQNCKHFLHDPGISVLPEAHLAWQAEGVHALHDPTEGGLANAIHELLAERDLGVEIFWENIPLLPETKLLCDHFRLDILGLIASGALLIIGEEKACVKLQTRLQRAKITAAVIGRILPAGEGRWLVEGKQRRELPLFRRDEMIKVMVCP encoded by the coding sequence ATGTCAACGGCGGCAACGTCCTCGTCGGCTAAACTTTTGTCGCATCGTCTGCCGGAGATTTTTCCAGCCGGCAAATTGCCGCTCGATTTTCTCCAAACCCTGCTGCAAAAATATGCCAGCACAAAATCGGGAAATCACGGCCTGAAAATCGGCGCGGGACTTGGCAGAGATGCGGCGGTCATCGATTTTGGCGACCGCCTGCTCATCGCCAAAACCGATCCCATTACTTTTGTGGCGGAAGATATCGGTTACTACGCGCTGCATATCAACGCCAACGATGTGGCTTGCATGGGCGGCGAGCCAAAATGGTTTCTCGCCACCTTGTTGCTGCCGGAGAATAATACGACACCGGCGCTGGTCGAGAAAATTTTTCATCAGCTTAGCCAAGCTTGTCAAAAAATCGGCGTGGCGTTGTGTGGGGGGCATACTGAAGTCACCACGGGGATAGATCGTCCTCTTGTTGCCGGCTGCTTGCTCGGCGAAGCGCCGGCCAATCGTTCTTTCTCTCCCGAACGCATTGAAATCGGCGACACGATTATTCTCACCAAAGGTTTGGCCGTTGAAGCGACTTCCATTATCGGCCGCGAGCATACGCAAGCCCTCACTGAAATTTTTGACGCGGAATTTGCCCAAAATTGCAAACACTTTTTGCACGACCCCGGCATCAGTGTTTTGCCCGAAGCGCATTTGGCCTGGCAGGCCGAAGGCGTACATGCCTTGCATGATCCCACCGAAGGCGGACTGGCGAATGCCATTCACGAATTGCTGGCCGAGCGCGATCTCGGTGTTGAAATTTTCTGGGAGAATATTCCGCTCTTGCCGGAAACCAAACTCCTGTGCGATCATTTTCGTCTTGACATTCTGGGGCTGATTGCCTCCGGCGCGTTGCTGATCATCGGCGAGGAAAAGGCGTGTGTCAAATTGCAAACGAGGCTGCAACGGGCCAAAATCACTGCGGCTGTGATCGGCCGCATTTTGCCGGCGGGTGAGGGCCGGTGGCTTGTGGAGGGAAAGCAACGCCGTGAGTTGCCGCTATTTCGAAGGGATGAGATGATAAAAGTTATGGTTTGCCCATAA
- a CDS encoding PQQ-binding-like beta-propeller repeat protein, producing MPLQEIFRFKVSAAVSQHLCATRDAIFVPTLDGRLSIVDLRTPKGKNKHKKKILQKIKLPHGLAGTIAIAQQSLVVAMRFGKETLMRYDVQSGSKIWEIDAGDIESEPLIADSLIFVTALYKHVDAYRLQDGKRIWQFRTDSQFHASPALSQGILVAASDGGKVYGLEAVSGKKLWEFDCQEPVLATPAIHQNRVYLGAAREHVFALNLQDGALRWKNKIGAKVNHAPAVNDSLVIFSCGDGRVRAFDANKGASRWTFRAGSVIGTSPLLAGNFVFFGSLDHNFYALNGHTGDLRWQQELEGRVRTNPIIVGERLIVASEDRFVYVFGKAASEGTN from the coding sequence TTGCCGTTGCAAGAAATTTTCCGTTTCAAAGTATCTGCTGCCGTCTCGCAACACCTCTGTGCGACTCGCGACGCGATTTTTGTGCCGACCTTGGACGGGCGCTTGTCCATCGTCGATCTGCGAACACCCAAAGGCAAAAACAAGCACAAGAAAAAAATTCTGCAAAAAATCAAACTGCCACACGGCCTTGCCGGCACCATTGCGATTGCCCAACAAAGTCTGGTGGTGGCGATGCGCTTTGGCAAAGAGACACTGATGCGGTATGACGTGCAAAGCGGCAGCAAGATTTGGGAAATCGACGCCGGCGATATTGAAAGCGAGCCGTTGATTGCGGACAGCCTGATCTTTGTGACAGCGCTGTACAAGCATGTTGACGCCTATCGTTTGCAAGACGGCAAGCGGATTTGGCAATTTCGCACCGACTCGCAATTTCACGCTTCGCCGGCACTGTCGCAGGGCATCCTGGTCGCGGCCAGCGACGGCGGCAAAGTTTACGGCCTCGAAGCCGTGAGCGGCAAAAAGTTATGGGAGTTTGATTGCCAGGAGCCGGTTTTGGCGACGCCGGCGATTCATCAAAATCGGGTTTATCTCGGCGCGGCGCGAGAGCATGTTTTTGCGCTGAATTTGCAGGACGGTGCGTTGCGGTGGAAAAATAAAATCGGCGCGAAGGTGAATCATGCGCCGGCGGTCAATGACAGCCTGGTGATCTTCAGTTGCGGCGATGGCCGTGTGCGGGCTTTTGACGCCAACAAAGGCGCCTCACGCTGGACGTTTCGCGCCGGCAGCGTGATCGGCACGTCGCCGCTGCTGGCCGGCAATTTCGTTTTTTTCGGCTCGCTCGACCACAATTTTTACGCGCTGAATGGCCACACCGGCGACCTCCGCTGGCAACAGGAACTCGAAGGCCGTGTGCGCACCAATCCCATCATCGTCGGCGAACGGCTGATCGTTGCGAGCGAAGACCGGTTTGTGTATGTTTTTGGGAAAGCAGCATCGGAGGGGACGAATTGA